From Cucumis melo cultivar AY chromosome 3, USDA_Cmelo_AY_1.0, whole genome shotgun sequence:
CCATACGGATTTCTGTAATGATGACAGATTTTCTATTTACTCAGACTGGAAACGTTCTAATTTCCCTTTTAAATGATAAGGTCCTCTTCCCTTTAGTGTTTTGGCTGTATTCTCAATTGTTATCTCTTGTCAAAAAGTAAATACTTGAAAGATAGAAAGATAATATGATATGATTCATAATCGGATCAATCTAAAACATGGAGCAACTTTCTTTTCTGAATTAGTTTACTAGGGCTATACCTTACGATAAAAGGAATATTTAAATCCAATAACCCCTTTTACTCAGGAAAACGAATAATCATTCACTAAAAAGATTGGAAGGTTTAATTTCTTCTAAATGGCGTCTGAGTTGGTTGTACATAATGGTGGATGTCACTGCAAGAAAGTAAGATGGCGAGTTGAAGCACCTGCCAGTGTTGTTGCTTGGGATTGCAACTGTTCTAATTGCTTCATGAGGGCCAATACACATTTTATTGTACCTTTGGAACGGTTCAAGCTTTTAGGAGATTCTAGCAACTTTGTTTCTACCTACACGTTTGGTTCTCACACTGCAAAACATACCTTCTGCAAAAACTGTGGCATTACCTCATTTTACCGTCCACGCTCAAATCCAGATGGAGTTGCTATTACTTTCAAATGTGTTGATCCTGGAACGTTGACCCATGTTGAGGTTAGGCAGTTTGAT
This genomic window contains:
- the LOC103502595 gene encoding uncharacterized protein LOC103502595 isoform X3, whose protein sequence is MASELVVHNGGCHCKKVRWRVEAPASVVAWDCNCSNCFMRANTHFIVPLERFKLLGDSSNFVSTYTFGSHTAKHTFCKNCGITSFYRPRSNPDGVAITFKCVDPGTLTHVEVRQFDGSNWEASYDHTGIASFSKLNTICSFCQNQTRLTPRKNISFLEIN
- the LOC103502595 gene encoding uncharacterized protein LOC103502595 isoform X1, with the translated sequence MASELVVHNGGCHCKKVRWRVEAPASVVAWDCNCSNCFMRANTHFIVPLERFKLLGDSSNFVSTYTFGSHTAKHTFCKNCGITSFYRPRSNPDGVAITFKCVDPGTLTHVEVRQFDGSNWEASYDHTGIASFSKLNTSTIPSSPTIAFVHPWAIEKSDSKDCAGAFDLSLRSRAPLNGFLPLDRKHGRAYI
- the LOC103502595 gene encoding uncharacterized protein LOC103502595 isoform X2; its protein translation is MASELVVHNGGCHCKKVRWRVEAPASVVAWDCNCSNCFMRANTHFIVPLERFKLLGDSSNFVSTYTFGSHTAKHTFCKNCGITSFYRPRSNPDGVAITFKCVDPGTLTHVEVRQFDGSNWEASYDHTGIASFSKLNTNRLSIDIKCCYNLLVATPLIDIVEDEDHIFLEDSNTSKMPLFVSVLTNHIKI